The following nucleotide sequence is from Streptomyces sp. HUAS CB01.
GCGCCCACTACGGCCCGGCGAACCGCAGCAACGCGGTCCTGTCCGCCGGTCATGGCCCAGCCAACGGCGACCGCGACGCGGATCACATGGCGGGCGTGTGGCTTGCGCTCACGCTCGTAGGTGTCAAGCAGCCCCTCGTCCGCGCCCTGCCGGAGGACGCGAGCGAGTTTCCAGGTGAGATTGCGGGCGTCGCGCAGGCCGGCGCACAGGCCCTGCCCGACGAAGGGCGGGGTCAGGTGGGCGGCGTCGCCCAGCAGGAAGACACGCCCCCGGCGCCACCGGTCGGCGAGACGCGCCTGGAAGGTGTACTGCGCCTGCCGGATCACCTCGAAGTCGTCGCTTCGTGAGGCCGGCAGGTCCACCCAGGGGGCGACCAGCTCGCGCAGGCGCTCCCATCCGTCCGGGCCCTCCAGGTCCTGGTCGTCGGCCAGCCGGAACTCCCAGCGGTAGCGGTCCTCGCTGATGCGCATGAAGGTGGCCGGCCGGTGGGGACAGCAGATCTGCTCGGCGCCCTCCCAGGTCCGCACCGGGCGGCTGGTGCGCACGTCGATGACCCGCCAGCTCTCCTGGAAGTGCAGGTCCTCCCACGCGGCGCCGACGGCGTCACGGGTGAGGCTGCCCGCCCCGTCGCAACCGAGGACGGCATCGGCCCACAGGTGCTCCTCCTCATCGCTGCCGTCGCGCCGGAAGGTGACCCGGATCGGACCCGTCGGATCGTGGGGTGCGTCGGTGTTCGGCGTGTCGGACTCGGTGACGGACACGACCTCCACCCCGCTCCACAGCTCGCACTCCGGGCGGCGCGCCAGGGCGCCCCGCAGTAGGCGTTCCAGCTCTGGCTGGTTGAACATGCTCAGCTGCGGGAAGCCGTGGAGTCCGTGCAGGGACCGCGGGAACTCGCTGATCACGCGGCGGCGGGCGTCCAGCAGCCGTAGGCCGGGCGCCGGGCGGGCGAGGGCGGCGAACTCCTCATGGACGCCGACGCTCTGCAGGATCCGGCGGACCTCGTCGTCCACGACGACGGCCCGTGGCAAGGGGTAGACATCGGGGTGGCGTTCGAGGAGCAGGCTGCGCACTCCGTACCGGGCGAGCAGGAGCGCGGCCGTGACTCCCACGGGTCCCGCACCGATGATCACCACCGGTGTCCGGGATGCGGCCTTCATGGTGTGTCCGTAACGGGGGTCCGCTGCTCGCCGAGGTCGATCTGCCCGTCGGGGGTGGCGATCGTGGCGGTGATGAGGTCACCGTCGCGCAGGTAAAGGGGGTTCTTGGCCTGGCCGTTGAAGAACGCCTTCCACTTCAGCGCGGGCGGCAGCAACGCGCTGATCTTCGCGATCGGCTTGGGCGGGGCCTTCAGGGCGGTGCCGCCGGGAGTGCCGGTCAGCAGCAGGTCGCCCGGGTCGAGGGTCTGGAAGCGGGCGAGCAGGGTGAGCGCCTGGGCCGGTCGTACGATCATGTCGGCGAGCGTGCGGTCCTGGCGCGGCACGCCGTTGACCGACAGCCGCAGTCGCAGGTTCAGCAGATGAGCGAAGTCCTCGGGCTCCAGCAGAGCCAGATACGGACCGGTCGGTGTGAAGGTCGGGTAGGACTTGCTCTCGTAGAACTGGGTCTTGGTCAGCTGGACGTCGCGGGCGCTGACGTCGTTGGTGAGGACGAGCCCGGCAACGTAACGGGGCAGGTCCCGCTCCTCCACAACCGTGCCCACCGGCAGTGTCGCGCCCATGACGAGGCCGAGTTCGACCTCGTAGTCGAGGAACTTCACGTGCGGGGGCCGGACGATCGTGTCGTGCGGGCCGCTGACCGAGCCGGACGCCTTGCGGAAGAAGGTGGGCGGGATGTCGCCGGTGAAGCCCGAATCCTTGGCGTGGCTGCGGTAGTTGACCATCTGGGCGACCACCCTGCAAGGGGTGGTGACCGGAGGCAGCGCCACCAGGTCGGCGACGGGCGTGCCGCTCTCGGCGGAGGCGGCGGCCTCGCGGACCGCGTCCCGGTCGGCGAGCAGTTCGGCGGTGGTGACCGCCTTGGTCTCGACGCGGACGGCGCGCTCGCCCCGGACAGCCCACCAGCCGTCGGTGGTGCGCAGAACGTTGGTGCTCATGAGCTCATCGCTTTCATCAGGCCCAGCAGGCGTGCGGGGTCGAGTTCGTTGTCGCCGCGCAGGGCCGTCATGACCTCGCGCAGCTTGGCGGGGGACGGGTTCGTGCCCAGGAAGTCACGGGTGACCGGCGGGCCCCACTGGGCGAGACCGCTCGCCGACATCGGCGCCCAGCCGGGCTCCAGGTCGCAGGAGAAGAGGTCGCCGTCGGCGAAGTGCTCCAGCATGAAGCGGTCGGGGTCGCGCCAGTAGTCGAAGAGCTGGCTGCCCTGGATGTGCCGGCCGATGCCCCAGCTGCGCCGGTAGCCGCGTTCGGCCAGGTACTCCCCACCGGCGGCGATCGCGTCGAGGTCGGTGACCTGGTAGGCGGAATGGACATAGCCGGTTCCGGGTCCCAGGTGCAGGGCCAGCGTGTGGTGATCCACGGCCAGGCTGCCCTGGTCGCACCGGATGAACGCCATCGTCGGCCCGCGCCCGCGCTGACCGTCCAGGAACAGGAAGTCGGACACGATCATCCCGAGGGTGTCCAGGTACCAGTCCAAGGTGCGGGCGAACAACGGTGTCTCCAGCACCACATGGCCCAGCCGCTGGATGCGGGACGGTTCACGGGGCGGACGCTGGGTGGCGTTCGTACGACGGTGATCGCTACCGAAGTTGAAGATCAGCGGCTGCTGCTCGGGCAGCGCGGGCAGTTGCTCGGCGCAGTGCACGACCCGGACCGGCAGGCCCGAGGGATCGAGCAGGGCGACCGACTGCCCACCGCCCGGTACGCCGATGTCCCGGACGCTACTGCCGGTGGAGCGGGCCAGACGGTCCAGATCGGCCCGTTCGGCCGCGCGGAACGCAGGCCCGATGAACCGGGACGCACGCCCCTTGCGGATCACCATGCACGGCGAGCCGGCGAAGGTGCCGCGCAGCCACAGCTCCGACTCGGTGCGGGCGGCGATCGCGAAGCCGAAGTCACGCGCGAAGACCTCGGCCCGGTCCAGGTCGGGCTTCTCGAACTCCAGCCAGGCCAGATCGGCCACCTTGATCACCGGACTGCGGGAACGTCCGGGGTGCTCGCCGCGCAGGGCGCCCTGCTCACTGTGGAGGTCTTGGTGGGGCGTCTCGGGAGCGGCGCTGTCAACGGGGGTGTGGGACATGGTTCCCTCCAAGCAACATTGCCGTAATGAGAAAATCATCAACTTTGCTGATACTCATCGTCAATAGGGTGAGGCCAAAGAATTGATGGCTTCATCAGTGATGCGGGGCTCATCGTGGCGTTGTTACACTCGCCGCATGCCGACGTCAGCCCCGCCCAAGAACCGCTTCGAGCGGCGCCGCGCCGAGACTCGTCAGGCACTCGTCCGTGCGGCTCGGCAGATCCTCGCGGAGACCGGGGACACCAGCGCCAGCATCCAGGCCATCGCCGAGCGCGCGGACGTCGGTTTCGGCTCCTTCTACAACCACTTCGAGTCGAAGACGGAGCTGTTCGACGCCGCCGTGACGGACGCCCTGGAGGAGTTCGGCCAGGTCATCGACGAGCGCGTGGAGGGGATCGAGGACCCGGCCGAGCTTGTCGCGGCGGGCTTCCGGCTCACGGCCCGGATGGCCGACTCGCACCCGGAGCTCATGCGGATCCTGCGTGATCGCGGTC
It contains:
- a CDS encoding bifunctional 3-(3-hydroxy-phenyl)propionate/3-hydroxycinnamic acid hydroxylase encodes the protein MKAASRTPVVIIGAGPVGVTAALLLARYGVRSLLLERHPDVYPLPRAVVVDDEVRRILQSVGVHEEFAALARPAPGLRLLDARRRVISEFPRSLHGLHGFPQLSMFNQPELERLLRGALARRPECELWSGVEVVSVTESDTPNTDAPHDPTGPIRVTFRRDGSDEEEHLWADAVLGCDGAGSLTRDAVGAAWEDLHFQESWRVIDVRTSRPVRTWEGAEQICCPHRPATFMRISEDRYRWEFRLADDQDLEGPDGWERLRELVAPWVDLPASRSDDFEVIRQAQYTFQARLADRWRRGRVFLLGDAAHLTPPFVGQGLCAGLRDARNLTWKLARVLRQGADEGLLDTYERERKPHARHVIRVAVAVGWAMTGGQDRVAAVRRAVVGAVCRLPGVTAAVSRDLSPALTAGPLVRRRPRLTGRGLAGTFSPQPWIRHDGGRVRLDDLLGDSFAILTAVPPSAQMTAVATALGAHTVRVDDLGDDGALAAWLARGRADAVLLRPDRVVMDTVPAGTGDFTDTAAWAPLLHTARRPADVRHVP
- a CDS encoding fumarylacetoacetate hydrolase family protein — encoded protein: MSTNVLRTTDGWWAVRGERAVRVETKAVTTAELLADRDAVREAAASAESGTPVADLVALPPVTTPCRVVAQMVNYRSHAKDSGFTGDIPPTFFRKASGSVSGPHDTIVRPPHVKFLDYEVELGLVMGATLPVGTVVEERDLPRYVAGLVLTNDVSARDVQLTKTQFYESKSYPTFTPTGPYLALLEPEDFAHLLNLRLRLSVNGVPRQDRTLADMIVRPAQALTLLARFQTLDPGDLLLTGTPGGTALKAPPKPIAKISALLPPALKWKAFFNGQAKNPLYLRDGDLITATIATPDGQIDLGEQRTPVTDTP
- a CDS encoding VOC family protein yields the protein MSHTPVDSAAPETPHQDLHSEQGALRGEHPGRSRSPVIKVADLAWLEFEKPDLDRAEVFARDFGFAIAARTESELWLRGTFAGSPCMVIRKGRASRFIGPAFRAAERADLDRLARSTGSSVRDIGVPGGGQSVALLDPSGLPVRVVHCAEQLPALPEQQPLIFNFGSDHRRTNATQRPPREPSRIQRLGHVVLETPLFARTLDWYLDTLGMIVSDFLFLDGQRGRGPTMAFIRCDQGSLAVDHHTLALHLGPGTGYVHSAYQVTDLDAIAAGGEYLAERGYRRSWGIGRHIQGSQLFDYWRDPDRFMLEHFADGDLFSCDLEPGWAPMSASGLAQWGPPVTRDFLGTNPSPAKLREVMTALRGDNELDPARLLGLMKAMSS
- a CDS encoding TetR/AcrR family transcriptional regulator translates to MPTSAPPKNRFERRRAETRQALVRAARQILAETGDTSASIQAIAERADVGFGSFYNHFESKTELFDAAVTDALEEFGQVIDERVEGIEDPAELVAAGFRLTARMADSHPELMRILRDRGLAQIHSERGLAPRALRDLERGIASGRFACTDATTALSAMGGTLLSLVALRLARPDLDGDETASDLAEMVLRMLGVPPDDAREVTRRPLPNPT